Proteins encoded together in one Hevea brasiliensis isolate MT/VB/25A 57/8 chromosome 16, ASM3005281v1, whole genome shotgun sequence window:
- the LOC110669499 gene encoding serine/threonine-protein kinase WNK8 isoform X2, translating into MMVSLRRKTRLVDTFGYKAFDEVDGIEVAWNQVRIEDVLQSPDQLERLYSEVHLIKSLKHENIMKFYNSWVDDKNKTINMITELFTSGSLRQYRKKHKNVDVKATKNWARQILRGLQYLHGHNPPIIHRDLKCDNVFVNGNNGEVKIGDLGLAIVMQQPTARSVIGTPEFMAPELYEEEYNELVDVYSFGMCMLEMVTCEYPYSECKNPAQIYKKVTLGIKPASLGKVNDPQLKQFIEKCLVPASMRLSATELLKDPFLATENSKEIVPVSLRIADLMSKQVNTLQSESHPMDIDSNIKKLSIGSCTKSMDEVLPFSTLELRRFTENNEFRLRGEKNGDNTISLTLRIVERFGGGVKNIHFTFYLDTDTTFSIAEEMVEQLDLSNEDVAIIAELIDALVMKVVPCWSPSFVSTSSGEQNDAASKAVSENDFLPLVNVIGQETRESFNSGISAEFHMTIASDASTNKPLESSYCTVQLNTADFGMHVDGISKYAKSIKNSENTPSDLKMELDAIDMQYNQCFQELLRMREEAIENAKKKWITKKKIPVM; encoded by the exons ATGATGGTGAGTTTGCGGAGAAAGACCCGACTGGTCGATACGTTCGG ATATAAAGCATTCGATGAAGTTGATGGAATTGAAGTTGCCTGGAACCAAGTGAGGATTGAAGATGTGTTGCAGTCACCCGACCAGCTGGAAAGATTATATTCAGAGGTTCATCTGATTAAGTCACTGAAacatgaaaatatcatgaaattcTATAACTCTTGGGTGGATGATAAGAATAAGACAATCAATATGATAACAGAACTTTTCACTTCAGGGAGTTTGAGGCA GTACCGCAAGAAGCATAAGAATGTTGATGTCAAGGCCACCAAAAATTGGGCAAGACAGATCCTTCGAGGTTTACAATATTTGCATGGTCACAATCCTCCTATCATTCATCGTGATTTGAAATGTGACAATGTATTTGTTAACGGAAACAATGGGGAAGTTAAAATTGGAGATCTTGGACTAGCAATTGTCATGCAGCAGCCTACAGCCCGAAGTGTTATAG GTACTCCTGAATTCATGGCTCCAGAGCTCTATGAAGAGGAATACAATGAACTTGTTGACGTCTATTCTTTTGGCATGTGCATGTTAGAAATGGTTACCTGTGAATACCCATATAGTGAATGCAAGAACCCAGCACAAATATATAAGAAGGTTACCTTG GGTATAAAGCCTGCTTCTCTTGGTAAAGTGAATGACCCCCAGCTTAAGCAGTTCATAGAGAAGTGTCTAGTTCCAGCATCTATGAGATTGTCTGCAACAGAACTCTTGAAAGATCCATTCCTAGCAACTGAAAATTCTAAGGAAATTGTTCCTGTATCTCTGCGGATAGCAGATCTTATGTCCAAACAAGTCAACACACTGCAATCAGAATCTCATCCCATGGATATTGACAGTAACATCAAAAAACTTTCAATAGGTTCTTGTACAAAAAGCATGGATGAGGTTCTGCCTTTCTCAACTCTAGAATTGCGTAGGTTCACTGAGAACAATGAGTTCAGGTTAAGAGGAGAGAAAAATGGTGATAATACTATTTCATTGACTCTGCGCATTGTGGAACGATTTG GTGGTGGAGTGAAGAATATCCATTTTACTTTTTATCTTGATACTGATACTACATTTTCAATAGCTGAAGAGATGGTTGAACAACTTGATTTGTCAAATGAAGATGTGGCTATCATTGCCGAGTTGATTGATGCCTTGGTGATGAAGGTTGTTCCTTGCTGGAGTCCTTCATTTGTAAGTACATCTTCTGGAGAACAAAATGATGCAGCTTCCAAGGCAGTTAGCGAAAATGATTTCTTGCCTTTGGTTAATGTGATTGGTCAAGAGACTCGAGAATCATTCAATTCAGGCATATCTGCTGAATTTCATATGACAATCGCCTCTGATGCCAGCACTAACAAGCCCTTGGAATCTTCCTACTGCACTGTTCAATTGAATACAGCTGATTTTGGGATGCATGTTGATGGTATATCTAAATATGCTAAATCCATAAAAAATTCAGAGAATACTCCTTCTGACCTGAAGATGGAGCTTGATGCCATTGATATGCAATATAATCAGTGCTTCCAAGAACTCTTGAGGATGAGGGAGGAAGCAATAGAAAATGCCAAAAAGAAGTGGATAACAAAGAAGAAGATACCCGTCATGTGA
- the LOC110669499 gene encoding serine/threonine-protein kinase WNK8 isoform X1 codes for MDLVSCEDDGEFAEKDPTGRYVRYDEILGRGAFKTVYKAFDEVDGIEVAWNQVRIEDVLQSPDQLERLYSEVHLIKSLKHENIMKFYNSWVDDKNKTINMITELFTSGSLRQYRKKHKNVDVKATKNWARQILRGLQYLHGHNPPIIHRDLKCDNVFVNGNNGEVKIGDLGLAIVMQQPTARSVIGTPEFMAPELYEEEYNELVDVYSFGMCMLEMVTCEYPYSECKNPAQIYKKVTLGIKPASLGKVNDPQLKQFIEKCLVPASMRLSATELLKDPFLATENSKEIVPVSLRIADLMSKQVNTLQSESHPMDIDSNIKKLSIGSCTKSMDEVLPFSTLELRRFTENNEFRLRGEKNGDNTISLTLRIVERFGGGVKNIHFTFYLDTDTTFSIAEEMVEQLDLSNEDVAIIAELIDALVMKVVPCWSPSFVSTSSGEQNDAASKAVSENDFLPLVNVIGQETRESFNSGISAEFHMTIASDASTNKPLESSYCTVQLNTADFGMHVDGISKYAKSIKNSENTPSDLKMELDAIDMQYNQCFQELLRMREEAIENAKKKWITKKKIPVM; via the exons ATGGATTTGGTTTCGTGTGAGGATGATGGTGAGTTTGCGGAGAAAGACCCGACTGGTCGATACGTTCGG TATGATGAAATATTGGGGAGAGGTGCATTCAAGACTGT ATATAAAGCATTCGATGAAGTTGATGGAATTGAAGTTGCCTGGAACCAAGTGAGGATTGAAGATGTGTTGCAGTCACCCGACCAGCTGGAAAGATTATATTCAGAGGTTCATCTGATTAAGTCACTGAAacatgaaaatatcatgaaattcTATAACTCTTGGGTGGATGATAAGAATAAGACAATCAATATGATAACAGAACTTTTCACTTCAGGGAGTTTGAGGCA GTACCGCAAGAAGCATAAGAATGTTGATGTCAAGGCCACCAAAAATTGGGCAAGACAGATCCTTCGAGGTTTACAATATTTGCATGGTCACAATCCTCCTATCATTCATCGTGATTTGAAATGTGACAATGTATTTGTTAACGGAAACAATGGGGAAGTTAAAATTGGAGATCTTGGACTAGCAATTGTCATGCAGCAGCCTACAGCCCGAAGTGTTATAG GTACTCCTGAATTCATGGCTCCAGAGCTCTATGAAGAGGAATACAATGAACTTGTTGACGTCTATTCTTTTGGCATGTGCATGTTAGAAATGGTTACCTGTGAATACCCATATAGTGAATGCAAGAACCCAGCACAAATATATAAGAAGGTTACCTTG GGTATAAAGCCTGCTTCTCTTGGTAAAGTGAATGACCCCCAGCTTAAGCAGTTCATAGAGAAGTGTCTAGTTCCAGCATCTATGAGATTGTCTGCAACAGAACTCTTGAAAGATCCATTCCTAGCAACTGAAAATTCTAAGGAAATTGTTCCTGTATCTCTGCGGATAGCAGATCTTATGTCCAAACAAGTCAACACACTGCAATCAGAATCTCATCCCATGGATATTGACAGTAACATCAAAAAACTTTCAATAGGTTCTTGTACAAAAAGCATGGATGAGGTTCTGCCTTTCTCAACTCTAGAATTGCGTAGGTTCACTGAGAACAATGAGTTCAGGTTAAGAGGAGAGAAAAATGGTGATAATACTATTTCATTGACTCTGCGCATTGTGGAACGATTTG GTGGTGGAGTGAAGAATATCCATTTTACTTTTTATCTTGATACTGATACTACATTTTCAATAGCTGAAGAGATGGTTGAACAACTTGATTTGTCAAATGAAGATGTGGCTATCATTGCCGAGTTGATTGATGCCTTGGTGATGAAGGTTGTTCCTTGCTGGAGTCCTTCATTTGTAAGTACATCTTCTGGAGAACAAAATGATGCAGCTTCCAAGGCAGTTAGCGAAAATGATTTCTTGCCTTTGGTTAATGTGATTGGTCAAGAGACTCGAGAATCATTCAATTCAGGCATATCTGCTGAATTTCATATGACAATCGCCTCTGATGCCAGCACTAACAAGCCCTTGGAATCTTCCTACTGCACTGTTCAATTGAATACAGCTGATTTTGGGATGCATGTTGATGGTATATCTAAATATGCTAAATCCATAAAAAATTCAGAGAATACTCCTTCTGACCTGAAGATGGAGCTTGATGCCATTGATATGCAATATAATCAGTGCTTCCAAGAACTCTTGAGGATGAGGGAGGAAGCAATAGAAAATGCCAAAAAGAAGTGGATAACAAAGAAGAAGATACCCGTCATGTGA
- the LOC110643864 gene encoding LOW QUALITY PROTEIN: uncharacterized protein LOC110643864 (The sequence of the model RefSeq protein was modified relative to this genomic sequence to represent the inferred CDS: deleted 1 base in 1 codon; substituted 1 base at 1 genomic stop codon) — MKKLLPSKEPSPLLVVHLVNIIYSDCFTLRLYNGDWQSDATGSAMVMLSASSVLSQAGKPETVMEAVSYCLEQTCSPDYRHMGGLQLGXGLINDVINLLSLGGPALICALRDLQRLIQDGEREVKAEKSRTSRRSEIRNKLKLADRKVYFIMRWVHEQLGEGWSSLAAIVEADRRKILENGKDRTS, encoded by the exons ATGAAAAAGCTTCTTCCCTCTAAAGAACCATCACCATTGTTAGTTGTTCACTTGGTTAACATTATATATAGCGACTGCTTCACATTACGGCTCTACAATGGAGACTGGCAATCAGATGCCACAGGATCAGCTATGGTGATGTTGAGTGCATCTTCTGTCTTGAGTCAAGCTGGGAAGCCAGAAACAGTGATGGAAGCTGTGTCTTACTGCTTGGAACAAACTTGCTCTCCAGACTACAGGCATATG GGGGGACTGCAATTGGGATAGGGTCTGATTAACGATGTAATAAACCTACTATCATTGGGGGGTCCTGCTTTAATCTGTGCACTCCGTGATTTGCAGAGGCTAATTCAGGATGGGGAGAGGGAggtgaaagctgagaaatcaagaACTTCAAGAAGGTCAGAAATCAGAAACAAGCTGAAGCTTGCTGATAGGAAGGTTTATTTCATAATGCGTTGGGTGCATGAGCAACTAGGGGAAGGCTGGTCTTCCTTAGCAGCCATTGTAGAGGCAGACAGAAGGAAAATCTTGGAGAATGGAAAAGATAGAACTTCCTAA
- the LOC110669500 gene encoding protein yippee-like At4g27745 → MAELIGPRLYSCCNCRNHVALHDDVISKAFQGIHGRAFLFSHTMNIVVGPKEDRQLMTGLHTVADVYCCDCHEVLGWKYERAYEEGQKYKEGKFILEKSKIVEENW, encoded by the exons ATGGCGGAGTTGATTGGGCCAAGATTGTACAGTTGCTGTAATTGTAGAAACCATGTTGCCCTTCACGATGATGTCATTTCCAAGGCTTTTCAG GGAATACATGGTCGAGCCTTTCTGTTCTCTCATACAATGAACATTGTGGTCGGGCCAAAGGAGGACAGGCAGCTAATGACCGGCCTCCACACAGTTGCTGATGTCTATTGCTGTGACTGTCATGAGGTGCTTGGTTGGAAATATGAACGAGCTTATGAGGAAGGACAGAAGTACAAGGAAGGGAAGTTCATACTTGAGAAGTCCAAAATAGTCGAGGAAAACTGGTAG
- the LOC110643881 gene encoding aluminum-activated malate transporter 10, with protein MAQEKKETTSSGLEWSLNVEDGSSKILVQEAGLATRAWLGLKGLFLKVRKFLEKAYDIGVNDPRKVVHCLKVGMALTIVSLFYYMRPLYEGIGGNAMWAIMTVVVVFENTAGATISKSLNRVFGTCLAGLLAFGVHWLACKSGEKFGPWIVGTSVFLLASAATFSRFIPSVKQLFDYGAMIFILTFSLVAVSGYRVDQLFELAYQRLSTIIIGTSLCILVSMLICPIWAGQELYALITSNMDKLANSLDGYVAEYFNPDDSNKNLLAYKCVLNSKASEESMANFARWEPAHGCFSFKHPWKQYPKIGAAMRSCAYCIEALNSCIDSENQAPEFIKKQLSTACLRVSSNSSSIIRVLAETIKAMKRSSKIEFLVEEMNGAVEELQEALKSLSELSNPPACKNTETVSSAAMETIPLMEVMPVVTFTSLLIEISARIKGIVKAVEELAKVAAFKDAAQDKCKENQPNNRLEQQGQTKDEETMKVLQRV; from the exons ATGGCTCAGGAGAAGAAGGAAACAACAAGTAGTGGATTGGAGTGGAGTTTAAATGTGGAAGATGGGTCATCAAAGATTTTGGTCCAGGAGGCAGGACTTGCCACTAGAGCCTGGCTTGGCCTGAAAGGTTTGTTCTTGAAAGTAAGGAAATTTTTGGAGAAAGCATATGATATTGGGGTTAATGACCCAAGAAAAGTGGTTCATTGTCTAAAAGTAGGGATGGCACTCACTATTGTCTCTCTGTTTTACTATATGAGGCCTTTATATGAAGGGATTGGAGGGAATGCTATGTGGGCTATTATGACAGTTGTGGTAGTCTTTGAAAACACTGCGG GTGCAACAATATCTAAGAGTTTGAATAGAGTGTTTGGAACTTGTCTTGCTGGATTGCTTGCCTTTGGTGTCCATTGGTTGGCTTGTAAATCAGGAGAGAAATTTGGGCCTTGGATTGTTGGAACCTCAGTTTTCTTACTAG CTTCTGCAGCAACCTTCTCTAGATTTATTCCCTCTGTGAAGCAGTTGTTCGATTATGGTGCCATGATCTTTATCCTCACTTTCAGCCTGGTTGCTGTCTCTGGTTATCGTGTTGATCAATTGTTTGAATTGGCTTATCAAAGACTATCTACCATCATCATTGGTACTTCCTTATGCATTCTTGTTAGCATGCTTATTTGCCCCATTTGGGCTGGTCAGGAGCTATATGCTTTAATCACTAGCAACATGGACAAACTTGCCAATTCCTTAGATG GTTATGTAGCTGAGTATTTCAATCCTGATGACAGTAACAAAAACTTGCTCGCTTACAAATGTGTTTTGAACTCAAAAGCAAGCGAAGAATCCATG GCAAATTTTGCCAGATGGGAGCCGGCTCATGGTTGTTTCAGTTTTAAGCATCCTTGGAAACAGTACCCAAAAATTGGGGCAGCCATGCGCAGCTGCGCTTACTGCATTGAGGCTCTTAATAGCTGCATTGATTCAGAAAATCAG GCCCCTGAATTCATAAAGAAGCAACTAAGTACTGCTTGCCTGAGAGTGAGCTCCAATTCCTCCAGTATTATAAGAGTGCTAGCAGAAACTATCAAGGCGATGAAAAGATCATCCAAAATAgagtttttggtggaagaaatgAACGGTGCAGTAGAAGAGCTCCAAGAAGCCTTAAAATCTCTTTCTGAACTGTCCAATCCACCAGCATGCAAGAATACGGAGACTGTCTCCTCAGCAGCAATGGAGACAATCCCTTTAATGGAAGTTATGCCAGTGGTAACTTTCACTTCTTTGCTGATAGAAATTTCTGCAAGGATCAAAGGCATTGTTAAGGCAGTGGAAGAATTAGCAAAGGTAGCTGCATTCAAGGATGCAGCTCAGGACAAGTGCAAAGAAAATCAACCCAACAACAGACTAGAACAACAAGGTCAGACAAAAGATGAAGAGACAATGAAGGTTCTTCAAAGGGTCTGA
- the LOC110643876 gene encoding transcription factor LHW, with protein MGSVLKDTLKGICCSNGWSYGVFWRFDQRNSMLLTIEDAHCEEEMEAVVNNMLLQVHMIGEGIVGQAAMSGKCQWIFSDNSNGGRNSAGSSGIKDIHEDDSEVNCQFSSGLKTIAVIPVQSQGVIQFGSTQKILETPEFIIRIKRLFNEVGNINGLTSPENPTSSLNYENCDLNEWFTSFCNGNITPMHGGSCDELMEIAHTASINLTQSSGPTSDFQQEKMNPLCLDSSNLSSQLQTVGTEAQMILSSNPDTQFQHLSSQYAFSVEKSAAKTPCISTWSSEGSILTSLESQLPSEMRVQDSLNVSSRKENVPVFCGYSKQDFQRDSTVSSLYSSGGLINVEKTIQQNSARSMSNCHSASSYHAKKGGSLERETSLQKFAEEFKLDDFATNLSNCFAVDNLFEWFLSPSGHDITMNENLLQSAGITSVSSSLVGDVLLDIPFTQPTNSVQSSITDAFICDGQQKPVFLNDAGADMFNGLGLEYGCGQSGDCQENAIKLVVSSGHLAVSTGVSECVSELDVNPGVGHRKGLFSELGLEELISGGHNSNCITNSRSDDQLSTAKRRRLETSSFNHVQLGSVSCSVGSMAMQPTYCKGTTNNLLSKKEVSPKSQTGLWIDDSYSINNGGAILAKSKKLEEPTKATKKRARPGESIRPRPKDRQQIQDRIKELKGIIPDGGKCSIDALLDRTIKYMLFLQGVTKYADKLKQADEPKLIGEENKMVLKDNSTSGGGATWALEVGDQSMVCPIIVEDLSTPGLMLIEMLCEDRGFFLEIADVIRGFGLNILKGLMETREDKIWAHFIVEANTHITRIDILWSLVQLLQLTSISGMDSTNQPSNVMNGKVALLNNCQQPALPCPINLAETLQ; from the exons GTTGTTGACTATTGAAGATGCACACTGTGAAGAAGAAATGGAGGCGGTAGTTAACAATATGCTTCTACAGGTCCACATGATAGGCGAAGG AATTGTTGGCCAAGCTGCCATGTCTGGGAAGTGCCAATGGATTTTCTCAGATAACAGCAATGGAGGACGGAATTCTGCTGGTTCTTCTGGAATTAAAGATATACACGAG GATGATTCTGAGGTTAATTGCCAATTTTCCTCTGGACTAAAG ACAATTGCTGTAATTCCTGTGCAATCACAAGGAGTGATACAATTTGGATCAACCCAGAAG ATTTTGGAGACGCCAGAATTTATAATTCGAATAAAAAGATTGTTCAATGAGGTGGGAAATATTAATGGTCTCACATCACCAGAAAACCCAACTTCATCTTTGAACTATGAAAATTGCGATCTAAATGAGTGGTTTACTTCTTTCTGCAATGGTAATATCACACCCATGCATGGTGGCAGCTGCGATGAACTGATGGAAATAGCTCATACTGCCTCAATAAATCTTACTCAGTCCTCTGGTCCCACTTCAGATTTTCAACAAGAGAAGATGAACCCATTATGTTTGGACTCATCTAATCTTAGTAGTCAATTGCAGACTGTTGGCACCGAAGCTCAAATGATATTATCCAGCAATCCTGATACTCAGTTCCAGCATTTGTCTTCACAATATGCCTTTTCTGTTGAGAAGTCAGCTGCAAAAACCCCTTGCATTAGTACTTGGAGTAGTGAAGGTTCTATATTGACTTCACTAGAGTCACAGTTACCATCTGAAATGAGAGTCCAGGATTCTCTAAATGTTTCTTCTAGAAAAGAAAATGTTCCGGTGTTCTGTGGGTATTCAAAGCAGGATTTTCAAAGGGACTCGACTGTTAGTTCATTGTATAGCAGTGGGGGATTGATTAATGTAGAAAAAACTATTCAACAAAATTCTGCAAGATCAATGAGCAACTGTCATTCTGCTTCATCATATCATGCTAAAAAAGGTGGATCTCTGGAAAGAGAAACTAGCCTACAGAAATTTGCAGAAGAGTTTAAGCTAGATGATTTTGCAACAAATCTCTCTAACTGCTTTGCAGTGGATAATCTTTTTGAGTGGTTTTTGTCTCCATCAGGGCACGACATCACAATGAATGAAAATCTCTTACAATCAGCAGGAATTACTTCAGTGTCATCCAGTTTGGTTGGAGATGTTTTACTTGACATTCCATTCACACAACCAACTAATTCAGTGCAAAGTTCCATCACTGATGCATTTATTTGTGATGGACAACAGAAACCTGTATTTCTGAATGATGCTGGCGCTGATATGTTTAATGGTTTGGGACTAGAATATGGGTGTGGACAATCTGGGgattgccaagaaaatgcaataaagctTGTTGTGAGTAGTGGTCACTTAGCTGTTAGTACTGGTGTTTCAGAATGCGTCTCAGAGTTGGATGTTAATCCTGGAGTTGGCCACCGAAAAGGATTATTCTCCGAATTAGGTCTTGAAGAGCTTATAAGTGGAGGTCATAATTCTAATTGCATTACCAACTCTAGAAGTGACGATCAGCTTTCCACTGCCAAGAGAAGAAGATTGGAAACTTCATCTTTCAATCATGTTCAGTTAGGAAGCGTTTCTTGCTCTGTTGGCAGCATGGCTATGCAGCCTACATATTGTAAGGGCACGACAAACAATCTTCTTTCAAAAAAAGAGGTGTCCCCAAAATCACAGACAGGCTTATGGATTGATGATAGCTATAGCATCAACAATGGAGGTGCTATTCTAGCAAAATCTAAGAAGCTTGAGGAGCCTACAAAGGCAACCAAGAAACGAGCCAGACCTGGGGAAAGTATTAGACCAAGGCCAAAAGACCGTCAACAGATCCAGGACCGCATCAAAGAGTTGAAAGGAATCATCCCTGATGGTGGAAAG TGTAGCATTGATGCATTGTTGGATCGTACCATCAAGTACATGCTTTTCTTGCAAGGTGTGACAAAATATGCAGACAAGCTTAAACAAGCTGATGAGCCAAAG CTCATTGGTGAGGAGAATAAAATGGTTTTGAAAGACAACAGCACAAGTGGTGGTGGTGCCACATGGGCACTGGAAGTGGGAGATCAATCAATGGTTTGCCCTATTATAGTCGAAGATCTCAGTACACCTGGCCTGATGCTTATTGAG ATGCTTTGTGAGGATCGAGGATTCTTTCTTGAGATAGCTGATGTAATTAGGGGATTTGGATTGAATATATTGAAGGGACTGATGGAAACTCGAGAGGATAAGATATGGGCACACTTCATTGTTGAG GCAAACACGCACATAACGAGGATAGACATATTATGGTCTCTTGTCCAGCTTCTACAACTAACATCCATAAGTGGTATGGACTCAACAAATCAACCTAGTAATGTTATGAATGGCAAGGTTGCTCTTTTAAACAACTGCCAGCAACCTGCATTGCCATGTCCTATCAACTTGGCTGAGACACTGCAATGA
- the LOC110643871 gene encoding plant UBX domain-containing protein 10 has protein sequence MVDVADKLAYFQAITGLEDPDLCTEILQAHGWDLELAISSFTSTNNDNETDNNVASTTTTAAATDIGNSAGESSNSASRDLYDHSNSVAGAVAAASPGLAWKVITLPFSVISGSLGLISGAVGLGLWAAGGILSCSLGMIGLGPGAVRNGESSARLVSVSPAAREAMEFVSVFEREYGSRRPNFVTEGFMDALQRSRNVYKLLFVYLHSPDHPDTPVFCERTLCSEVFTAFVNENFVAWGGSIRASEGFKMSNSLKASRYPFCAMVMPATNQRIALLQQVEGPKSPEEMLMMLQRVLEESAPVLVAARLEAEERRNNLRLREEQDAAYRAALEADQARERQRKEEQERLEREAAEAERKRKEEEEAQQRAAREAAEREAALARMREEKALSLGVEPEKGPDVTQVLVRFPTGERKERRFHSTTTIQSLYDYVDSLGFLEVDAYSLVSNFPRVVYGSEKLCVSLKEAGLHPQASLFVELS, from the exons ATGGTTGATGTAGCCGATAAATTGGCGTATTTTCAAGCGATCACGGGGCTTGAAGATCCCGATTTGTGCACAGAGATTCTCCAAGCCCATGGCTGGGACCTCGAACTCGCGATCTCCTCTTTTACATCCACTAACAACGATAATGAAACTGACAACAACGTCGCCTCCACTACTACTACTGCTGCTGCCACCGACATCGGAAATTCCGCCGGAGAATCGTCGAATTCAGCCTCTCGTGATCTCTATGACCACTCCAATTCTGTTGCCGGAGCTGTGGCCGCTGCTTCCCCCGGTTTAGCCTGGAAAGTGATTACCTTACCATTTTCTGTTATTTCAGGCAGTCTAGGGTTAATTTCTGGTGCTGTTGGCCTTGGTTTATGGGCTGCTGGTGGTATTTTGTCTTGTTCGCTTGGAATGATCGGGCTGGGACCAGGTGCGGTTCGGAATGGGGAGTCTTCCGCCCGATTAGTTTCGGTGTCTCCCGCGGCGAGAGAGGCGATGGAATTTGTATCGGTGTTTGAAAGGGAGTATGGTTCTAGAAGGCCCAATTTTGTAACTGAAGGGTTCATGGACGCCTTGCAGAGGTCGAGGAACGTTTACAAACTGTTGTTTGTGTACTTGCATTCTCCAGATCATCCGGACACGCCTGTCTTTTGCGAGAGGACTCTGTGTTCAGAGGTTTTCACTGCGTTTGTGAATGAGAATTTCGTGGCCTGGGGAGGGAGCATTAGAGCTAGTGAAGGATTTAAGATGAGCAATAGCTTGAAAGCTTCCAGATATCCGTTCTGTGCGATGGTTATGCCTGCCACAAACCAAAGGATCGCATTGCTTCAACAG GTTGAGGGTCCAAAATCTCCTGAAGAAATGCTCATGATGCTACAGAGAGTGCTTGAAGAAAGCGCACCTGTCCTTGTTGCTGCAAGACttgaagcggaagaaagaagaaacaacTTGCGTTTgagggaggaacaggatgctgcTTACAGAGCAGCACTTGAAGCTGATCAA GCCAGGGAAAGGCAAAGGAAAGAAGAGCAGGAACGTCTAGAGAGGGAAGCAGCTGAAGCAGAGAGGAAGCGCAAGGAGGAAGAAGAAGCTCAACAGAGAGCAGCTCGTGAGGCTGCAGAAAGAGAGGCTGCCTTGGCTAGAATGCGGGAGGAGAAAGCCCTATCACTTGGTGTTGAACCTGAAAAAGGACCTGATGTTACTCAA GTTTTGGTACGCTTCCCAACTGGAGAACGGAAAGAAAGAAGGTTCCACAGTACCACCACCATTCAGTCTCTTTATGATTATGTTGATTCTTTGGGTTTCTTAGAGGTTGATGCATACAGCCTAGTCTCAAATTTTCCACGAGTTGTGTATGGTTCAGAAAAACTGTGTGTGTCCTTGAAAGAAGCCGGATTGCATCCTCAAGCCAGCCTTTTTGTGGAGCTGAGCTAG